A single genomic interval of Agarivorans aestuarii harbors:
- a CDS encoding pirin family protein: MTSLKQLQKVVAGQATSDGAGVKLTRMLGNNQLRHLDPFLMLDCFESDKPDDYLAGFPEHPHRGFQTVTYILNGRMRHKDNAGHESVIEAGGVQWMNAGRGVIHSEMPEQQDGLLKGFQLWVNLAAEHKMSAPDYQELSAEQIPLSQDERGNVIRVVAGELANGTVGAVQTSHTAASFLDISLVAGAKVNLDLPSHHHGFVYVIEGEVTVADNPQAITAYHLGVLSEGEQLLLQSAHASRVLVVTGEPLNEPIAWGGPFVMNTREQVLQAFDDFQNNKF, from the coding sequence ATGACTAGTTTAAAACAACTACAAAAAGTGGTGGCCGGTCAGGCCACCAGTGACGGCGCCGGCGTAAAACTTACCCGCATGCTGGGCAATAACCAGCTGCGCCACCTAGACCCTTTTTTGATGTTAGATTGCTTTGAGTCAGATAAACCCGATGACTATTTAGCGGGTTTTCCAGAGCATCCGCATCGCGGTTTTCAAACGGTCACCTATATTCTTAATGGCCGGATGCGCCATAAAGATAATGCAGGCCACGAAAGTGTGATTGAAGCTGGTGGCGTGCAATGGATGAATGCTGGACGCGGGGTGATTCACTCAGAAATGCCCGAGCAACAAGACGGCCTACTTAAAGGTTTTCAACTATGGGTTAACCTGGCTGCAGAGCACAAAATGTCGGCGCCAGATTATCAAGAGCTGAGCGCCGAGCAAATACCACTGAGCCAAGATGAGCGAGGCAACGTAATAAGAGTAGTTGCCGGAGAGCTGGCTAACGGAACAGTTGGCGCGGTGCAAACTAGCCACACTGCAGCTAGCTTTTTAGATATTAGTTTGGTGGCAGGGGCAAAGGTTAATCTAGATTTACCTTCTCATCATCATGGTTTTGTTTACGTGATTGAGGGGGAAGTAACGGTTGCCGATAACCCGCAGGCTATTACTGCTTATCACTTGGGCGTGCTTAGCGAAGGCGAACAACTGTTACTGCAAAGCGCGCATGCTAGCCGCGTGCTAGTTGTAACGGGCGAGCCCCTTAACGAGCCCATTGCTTGGGGTGGCCCATTTGTGATGAATACCCGCGAACAAGTATTACAAGCATTTGACGATTTTCAAAATAACAAATTTTAG
- a CDS encoding DoxX family protein, giving the protein MMNLLQQLSQPTARVFLALIFILSGYGKIAGYAGTQGYMEAMGVPGALLPLVIAIELLGGLAILVGWKTRPVAFLLAGFSLLSGLLFHFNPGDQMQMIMLMKNIAIAGGFLLLVAHGGGAYSLDKRSA; this is encoded by the coding sequence ATGATGAATTTACTACAACAACTCAGCCAACCTACAGCACGAGTATTTTTAGCGCTGATTTTTATCCTCTCTGGTTACGGAAAAATTGCTGGCTACGCCGGGACTCAGGGTTATATGGAAGCCATGGGCGTTCCGGGTGCGCTATTACCCTTGGTGATTGCCATAGAACTGCTTGGTGGTTTGGCGATATTAGTGGGCTGGAAGACTCGCCCTGTGGCATTTTTATTAGCTGGTTTTAGTTTGCTGTCGGGTCTGTTATTCCACTTTAACCCAGGCGATCAAATGCAAATGATTATGTTGATGAAAAACATAGCTATTGCCGGTGGATTCTTATTATTGGTTGCCCATGGTGGCGGCGCATATTCACTCGATAAACGCAGTGCATAG
- a CDS encoding LysR family transcriptional regulator — MGQLEEMQIFVRVVEAGSISRAAEQLGVAKSVVSRRLSALEKRLGSNLMQRTTRRLSLSDAGQQFYQRSLGIIDEVDQLNQDASCQEQTLTGSLHIAVPLSFGQAHLSSAFDAFMQLHPQLKLKVSLADSQHDLVAEGIDLALRIAELKDSSLKAKKITPINFALVASPAYLAKHGRPTKPEQLSQHQVLHYSLRGSASWQLSDNKGRVHQVAYQPHISANNGDFLQDLAIAGHGIAHTPSFIAWQAIAKGELEIVLPEYKLPALHAWAVYPNTRYLPHRSRVMIDFLAQRFGLNPYWDQALSQHLNTKPTN; from the coding sequence ATGGGACAGCTGGAAGAGATGCAAATTTTTGTGCGGGTGGTTGAGGCAGGTAGTATTAGCCGAGCCGCTGAGCAACTAGGGGTGGCTAAATCGGTGGTGAGTCGGCGTTTAAGTGCCTTGGAAAAGCGCCTAGGCAGCAACCTAATGCAGCGTACCACTCGTCGCCTTAGCTTAAGTGATGCAGGCCAGCAGTTTTATCAACGCAGCCTAGGCATAATTGACGAAGTTGATCAGCTTAACCAAGACGCCAGTTGCCAAGAACAAACCTTAACTGGCAGCTTACATATTGCGGTGCCCTTATCCTTTGGCCAAGCGCACTTAAGCAGCGCTTTTGATGCCTTTATGCAGCTGCACCCACAACTTAAACTTAAAGTAAGCCTAGCTGACAGCCAACATGATTTAGTGGCCGAAGGTATAGATTTGGCACTGCGCATTGCCGAACTAAAAGACTCTAGCCTAAAAGCAAAAAAAATCACCCCTATCAATTTTGCCTTAGTGGCCTCGCCGGCCTACCTTGCCAAACATGGCCGTCCCACCAAACCTGAACAACTAAGCCAACACCAAGTGCTGCATTACAGCTTACGTGGTAGTGCTAGTTGGCAACTAAGTGATAATAAAGGGCGTGTTCATCAAGTAGCCTACCAACCACATATTAGCGCCAACAACGGTGATTTTTTGCAAGACTTAGCTATCGCCGGACATGGCATTGCCCATACGCCTAGTTTTATTGCTTGGCAGGCTATTGCAAAAGGAGAGCTAGAAATAGTGCTGCCCGAGTATAAACTACCCGCATTGCACGCTTGGGCGGTTTATCCCAATACCCGCTACTTGCCACACCGCAGCCGAGTAATGATAGATTTTTTAGCCCAGCGTTTTGGTTTAAACCCTTATTGGGATCAAGCCTTAAGCCAGCACTTAAATACTAAGCCAACAAATTAA
- a CDS encoding SPFH domain-containing protein, which yields MPMVFDYLLTVQVALLIFAVFVLKSSIKFVPQNSAWVVERFGKYQSTKEAGINFLIPIVDQVSARRSLKEQAFDVPSQAAITKDNISLSVDGVLYFRVLDPYKATYGVEDYVFAVTQLAQTTMRSEIGKIELDKTFEERDALNAKIVAQINEASASWGVAVLRYEIKDITPPSSIMDSMESQMRAERERRAKILESEGEKAAAINIAEGQKQARVLQAEAEKREQVLSAEGEAEAIIAVADAQAQALTTVGQSAATAEGQKAVQLDLATKAIEAKHAIAKESSVVLLPDSSTEAGSLVAQATTILNTLNRG from the coding sequence ATGCCTATGGTTTTTGATTATCTACTCACCGTACAAGTTGCGCTGCTAATTTTTGCAGTTTTTGTACTTAAATCTTCGATTAAATTTGTACCACAAAACTCGGCTTGGGTAGTTGAGCGTTTTGGTAAATACCAATCAACCAAAGAAGCGGGAATTAACTTTTTAATCCCCATTGTTGACCAAGTATCGGCTCGCCGTTCACTAAAAGAGCAAGCCTTTGATGTACCAAGCCAAGCGGCAATTACTAAAGATAACATCTCCTTATCGGTAGATGGCGTATTGTACTTCCGTGTATTAGACCCATACAAAGCCACCTACGGCGTAGAAGACTACGTATTTGCGGTAACTCAGTTGGCGCAAACCACCATGCGTTCAGAGATTGGTAAAATTGAACTGGACAAAACCTTTGAAGAACGTGATGCGCTTAATGCCAAAATTGTTGCGCAAATTAACGAAGCATCAGCCTCTTGGGGCGTTGCAGTACTACGTTATGAAATTAAAGACATTACCCCACCCTCTTCAATTATGGATTCGATGGAATCGCAAATGCGTGCCGAGCGTGAACGTCGCGCTAAAATCCTAGAGTCTGAGGGCGAAAAGGCTGCGGCAATCAACATTGCCGAAGGTCAAAAACAAGCGCGTGTATTGCAGGCTGAAGCTGAAAAACGCGAGCAAGTACTTAGCGCAGAAGGTGAAGCAGAAGCGATTATTGCAGTTGCCGATGCACAGGCTCAAGCCTTAACCACGGTTGGTCAATCAGCCGCTACAGCAGAAGGGCAAAAAGCGGTTCAGCTGGATCTTGCAACTAAAGCGATTGAAGCTAAACACGCCATTGCTAAAGAATCGAGTGTGGTATTGTTGCCCGACAGCAGCACCGAAGCGGGCTCTTTAGTTGCTCAAGCCACCACCATTTTAAATACCCTAAATAGAGGCTAG